In the Sebastes fasciatus isolate fSebFas1 chromosome 20, fSebFas1.pri, whole genome shotgun sequence genome, one interval contains:
- the LOC141758859 gene encoding potassium voltage-gated channel subfamily A member 7-like isoform X1 gives MQLSLWFQTALSPVALRILRRVVCSISWPGIHTGMDSIDPQDDERGGRGKESDGENDKHLKNQLNCEEKGEKENKGNETEKKRRSGSLWRSGWALSERLAINVSGMRYETQLRTLAQFPDTLLGDPRRRSRYFDPLRNELFLDRNRACFDAILYFYQSGGRLRRPANIPLDIFIDELMFYELGEDILNRFKEDEGFPKVEELPLPSNEIQKRLWMLFEHPESSSGARIIAIISVMVIVLSILIFCLETLPDFRNEKETREEYFYKYHSQAKNVSENMPLPQNVFHDPFFLVETICICWFSFELLMRFACSPNKMLFFKDVMNIIDFSAILPYFVTLGTEMAKDNDATPATSLAIIRVIRLVRVFRIFKLSRHSKGLQILGQTLKASMRELGLLIFFLFIGVILFSSAIYFAESDHTNTDFISIPHAFWWAVVTMTTVGYGDMYPETMWGKLVGSMCAIAGVLTISLPVPVIVSNFSYFYHRETECEDHTEYTHIQTGMWEDEGPEGEETEEGDRDPEGDYYAVEGSCNPLNGTLLGGLCSGQSAEFRGGSTYLGVPLVTQV, from the exons ATGCAACTATCACTCTGGTTTCAGACTGCTTTAAGTCCAGTTGCTCTACGAATTCTCAGGAGAGTGGTTTGCAGCATTTCCTGGCCTGGGATTCACACAGGAATGGACAGCATTGACCCACAGGACGACGAAAGAGGAGGCAGGGGGAAAGAGAGCGATGGAGAGAACGATAAACATCTGAAGAACCAGCTCAACTGTGAGGaaaaaggagagaaggagaacaAAGGGAACGAGACGGAGAAGAAGAGGCGTTCTGGGTCTCTGTGGAGGAGTGGATGGGCGCTGAGTGAAAGACTGGCCATCAATGTCTCAGGGATGCGATACGAGACTCAGCTTCGCACATTGGCCCAATTCCCCGACACCTTGCTCGGTGACCCCAGGCGTAGGTCGCGCTACTTTGACCCGCTTCGAAACGAGCTCTTCCTGGACCGAAACCGCGCCTGCTTCGATGCCATTCTGTATTTTTACCAGTCAGGCGGGAGGCTTCGGAGGCCCGCGAACATACCCCTTGACATCTTCATAGACGAGCTGATGTTCTACGAGCTGGGAGAGGACATCCTGAACCGCTTCAAGGAGGACGAAGGTTTCCCAAAAGTGGAGGAGCTGCCTCTGCCGTCAAACGAAATCCAGAAAAGACTGTGGATGCTGTTTGAGCACCCCGAGTCATCGTCGGGCGCACGCATCATAGCCATCATCAGTGTCATGGTCATCGTGTTGTCCATCCTCATCTTCTGCCTGGAAACACTACCCGACTTCAGGAATGAGAAGGAGACCCGGGAG GAATATTTCTACAAGTACCACTCCCAGGCAAAGAACGTATCTGAGAACATGCCTCTGCCACAAAATGTTTTCCATGACCCCTTCTTCCTGGTGGAGACCATCTGCATATGCTGGTTCTCCTTCGAGCTCCTCATGCGCTTCGCTTGCTCTCCCAACAAGATGCTCTTCTTCAAGGACGTCATGAACATCATCGATTTCAGCGCCATCCTGCCCTATTTCGTCACTCTGGGAACGGAGATGGCCAAGGACAATGACGCCACTCCAGCCACGTCTTTGGCCATCATCAGAGTCATCAGGTTAGTGAGGGTGTTCAGGATCTTCAAGTTGTCTCGTCACTCTAAGGGCCTCCAGATCCTCGGTCAGACGCTGAAGGCCAGCATGCGCGAGCTGGGCCTGCTTATCTTCTTCCTGTTCATTGGCGTCATCCTCTTCTCCAGCGCCATCTACTTTGCTGAGTCTGACCACACCAACACGGACTTTATCAGTATACCACACGCCTTCTGGTGGGCGGTTGTCACCATGACCACAGTGGGCTATGGTGACATGTACCCAGAGACAATGTGGGGTAAGCTGGTGGGCTCAATGTGCGCCATTGCCGGTGTGCTCACCATCTCGCTGCCAGTGCCCGTCATAGTGTCCAACTTCAGCTACTTCTACCATCGTGAGACCGAATGTGAGGATCACACCGAGTACACCCACATCCAGACGGGTATGTGGGAGGACGAGGGGCcggaaggagaggaaacagaggaaGGGGATAGAGATCCAGAGGGAGATTATTACGCCGTTGAAGGCAGCTGCAACCCTCTGAATGGGACTCTGCTGGGTGGACTGTGTTCTGGGCAGAGCGCAGAGTTCAGAGGAGGAAGCACGTATCTGGGGGTACCACTGGTTACTCAAGTGTAG
- the fgf21 gene encoding fibroblast growth factor 21 — MFLFPHTSFSYLSAFLVIISLPFALSFYLTDSNPLLSFDTQVREVHLYTENHRRGMYLQMTLDGRVSGSDAQTLYSVLELKSVKPGHIVIKGRSSSLFLCVDSGGHLRGQGQYSEADCTFRELLLADGYTRFLSSHHGFPVSLAPRHLPDRHSVPFTRFLPLRNTLLLESVSEQTPPNNRRHFNVDSDDLLGMGLNTVGSPQFSVDK; from the exons atgtttttgtttccacACACCTCTTTCTCTTACCTGTCTGCTTTTCTCGTAATCATCTCACTTCCTTTCGCTCTGTCGTTTTATCTCACTGACTCCAATCCACTGTTATCCTTTGATACTCAAGTCAGAGAGGTGCACCTCTACACAG AAAATCACAGAAGAGGGATGTATCTGCAGATGACCTTGGATGGGAGAGTGTCAGGAAGTGATGCTCAGACCCTTTACA gtGTGCTGGAGCTGAAATCCGTTAAACCAGGCCACATAGTCATCAAGGGACGGTCATCATCTCTGTTTCTCTGCGTGGACAGCGGAGGCCATTTGAGGGGGCAG GGCCAATACTCAGAGGCCGACTGCACCTTCAGAGAACTGCTGCTGGCGGATGGATACACCCGTTTCCTTTCCTCGCACCACGGGTTTCCTGTGTCTCTGGCGCCGAGACATTTACCAGATCGACACTCAGTCCCCTTCACTCGATTCCTACCACTCAGGAATACTTTGCTTCTGGAGAGTGTGTCTGAACAAACGCCGCCAAACAATCGGAGACATTTCAACGTGGACTCTGATGATCTTCTTGGGATGGGTCTGAATACTGTGGGCAGTCCTCAGTTCTCAGTGGACAAGTAA
- the LOC141758859 gene encoding potassium voltage-gated channel subfamily A member 7-like isoform X2: MDSIDPQDDERGGRGKESDGENDKHLKNQLNCEEKGEKENKGNETEKKRRSGSLWRSGWALSERLAINVSGMRYETQLRTLAQFPDTLLGDPRRRSRYFDPLRNELFLDRNRACFDAILYFYQSGGRLRRPANIPLDIFIDELMFYELGEDILNRFKEDEGFPKVEELPLPSNEIQKRLWMLFEHPESSSGARIIAIISVMVIVLSILIFCLETLPDFRNEKETREEYFYKYHSQAKNVSENMPLPQNVFHDPFFLVETICICWFSFELLMRFACSPNKMLFFKDVMNIIDFSAILPYFVTLGTEMAKDNDATPATSLAIIRVIRLVRVFRIFKLSRHSKGLQILGQTLKASMRELGLLIFFLFIGVILFSSAIYFAESDHTNTDFISIPHAFWWAVVTMTTVGYGDMYPETMWGKLVGSMCAIAGVLTISLPVPVIVSNFSYFYHRETECEDHTEYTHIQTGMWEDEGPEGEETEEGDRDPEGDYYAVEGSCNPLNGTLLGGLCSGQSAEFRGGSTYLGVPLVTQV, from the exons ATGGACAGCATTGACCCACAGGACGACGAAAGAGGAGGCAGGGGGAAAGAGAGCGATGGAGAGAACGATAAACATCTGAAGAACCAGCTCAACTGTGAGGaaaaaggagagaaggagaacaAAGGGAACGAGACGGAGAAGAAGAGGCGTTCTGGGTCTCTGTGGAGGAGTGGATGGGCGCTGAGTGAAAGACTGGCCATCAATGTCTCAGGGATGCGATACGAGACTCAGCTTCGCACATTGGCCCAATTCCCCGACACCTTGCTCGGTGACCCCAGGCGTAGGTCGCGCTACTTTGACCCGCTTCGAAACGAGCTCTTCCTGGACCGAAACCGCGCCTGCTTCGATGCCATTCTGTATTTTTACCAGTCAGGCGGGAGGCTTCGGAGGCCCGCGAACATACCCCTTGACATCTTCATAGACGAGCTGATGTTCTACGAGCTGGGAGAGGACATCCTGAACCGCTTCAAGGAGGACGAAGGTTTCCCAAAAGTGGAGGAGCTGCCTCTGCCGTCAAACGAAATCCAGAAAAGACTGTGGATGCTGTTTGAGCACCCCGAGTCATCGTCGGGCGCACGCATCATAGCCATCATCAGTGTCATGGTCATCGTGTTGTCCATCCTCATCTTCTGCCTGGAAACACTACCCGACTTCAGGAATGAGAAGGAGACCCGGGAG GAATATTTCTACAAGTACCACTCCCAGGCAAAGAACGTATCTGAGAACATGCCTCTGCCACAAAATGTTTTCCATGACCCCTTCTTCCTGGTGGAGACCATCTGCATATGCTGGTTCTCCTTCGAGCTCCTCATGCGCTTCGCTTGCTCTCCCAACAAGATGCTCTTCTTCAAGGACGTCATGAACATCATCGATTTCAGCGCCATCCTGCCCTATTTCGTCACTCTGGGAACGGAGATGGCCAAGGACAATGACGCCACTCCAGCCACGTCTTTGGCCATCATCAGAGTCATCAGGTTAGTGAGGGTGTTCAGGATCTTCAAGTTGTCTCGTCACTCTAAGGGCCTCCAGATCCTCGGTCAGACGCTGAAGGCCAGCATGCGCGAGCTGGGCCTGCTTATCTTCTTCCTGTTCATTGGCGTCATCCTCTTCTCCAGCGCCATCTACTTTGCTGAGTCTGACCACACCAACACGGACTTTATCAGTATACCACACGCCTTCTGGTGGGCGGTTGTCACCATGACCACAGTGGGCTATGGTGACATGTACCCAGAGACAATGTGGGGTAAGCTGGTGGGCTCAATGTGCGCCATTGCCGGTGTGCTCACCATCTCGCTGCCAGTGCCCGTCATAGTGTCCAACTTCAGCTACTTCTACCATCGTGAGACCGAATGTGAGGATCACACCGAGTACACCCACATCCAGACGGGTATGTGGGAGGACGAGGGGCcggaaggagaggaaacagaggaaGGGGATAGAGATCCAGAGGGAGATTATTACGCCGTTGAAGGCAGCTGCAACCCTCTGAATGGGACTCTGCTGGGTGGACTGTGTTCTGGGCAGAGCGCAGAGTTCAGAGGAGGAAGCACGTATCTGGGGGTACCACTGGTTACTCAAGTGTAG